A portion of the Colius striatus isolate bColStr4 chromosome 1, bColStr4.1.hap1, whole genome shotgun sequence genome contains these proteins:
- the BAIAP2L2 gene encoding brain-specific angiogenesis inhibitor 1-associated protein 2-like protein 2, whose amino-acid sequence MSDGLLPSSWLCRSRVLQASTAPCALLCCLLSCGGGIKAPEMDLSYRSTISIYKSILEQFNPALENLVYLGNNYLRAFHALSKAAEVYFKAIEKIGEQALQSSNSHMLGEILVQMSDTQRLLSSDLEVVAQTFHVDLLQHMEKNTKMDVQFISESQKHYELEYQRRATHLDKCMAELWRMERARDKNVREMKENVMRLRSEMQAFVSESQREAELEEKRRYRFLAEKHQMLYNTLLQFYSRARGMIQTKAPRWKEQLEATRNPANSHSQGLLAASHGQGYPSGRHTPTHLDMPQRPLGDFVPSMTGSRSSVFSPDPPEMRLSPQPESPRRPLRRTPSASLVPPGRVSRSGSFGEAGSGSGARRRAGVTRAQAIAAHAAGANRTLLRFQPGDVITVLMPDAQNGWLYGKLEGSDTCGWFPEAYVKPLEDVRDMEEPGTRSFPLRSSHSMDDILDRPSTPSSSNYRPAAAQPAPPSPPSLSMGASSHQSGVAATGSSVCRKSGVFDQPPELFPRGTNPFATVKLRPTVTNDRSAPVIR is encoded by the exons ATGAG tGACGGGCTCTTGCCATCCAGCTGgctgtgcagaagcagagtcctCCAGGCTAGTACAGCACCTTGTGCTCTcctttgctgtttgctttcctgtgggggAGGGATAAAAGCTCCAGAGATGGACCTGTCCTACAGATCCACCATCTCCATCTATAAG AGTATCCTGGAGCAGTTCAACCCCGCGCTGGAGAACCTGGTGTACCTGGGCAACAACTACCTGCGCGCCTTCCACG CATTATCCAAAGCAGCTGAAGTGTATTTTAAGGCAATCGAGAAGATTGGGGAGCAAGCGCTGCAAAGCTCCAACTCGCACATGCTGG GTGAGATTCTGGTGCAGATGTCTGACACGCAGAGGCTCCTGAGCTCCGATCTGGAAGTCGTG GCTCAGACCTTCCACGTGGACCTGCTGCAGCACATGGAGAAGAACACCAAAATGGACGTGCAGTTCATCAGT GAGAGCCAGAAGCATTATGAACTGGAGTACCAGCGCAGAGCCACCCACCTGGATAAGtgcatggcagagctgtggagaATGGAGAGGGCCCGAGATAAAAATGTCCGGGAGATGAAG GAGAACGTGATGCGCCTGCGCTCGGAGATGCAGGCGTTTGTCTCTGAGAGCCAGAGGgaggctgagctggaggagaaACGCCGCTACCGCTTCCTGGCTGAAAAGCACCAGATGCTCTACAACACTCTCCTTCAGTTTTACAGCAGG GCCCGGGGCATGATCCAGACCAAGGCACCGCGGtggaaggagcagctggaggcCACCCGCAACCCCGCCAACAGCCACTCGCAGGGGCTCCTGGCAGCCTCCCATGGCCAGGGATACCCGTCGGGCCGGCACACCCCCACACACCTCGACATG CCCCAGAGACCCCTCGGGGACTTTGTTCCTTCCATGACTGGGAGTAGATCCAGCGTCTTCTCTCCAGACCCTCCGGAAATGAGACTGTCTCCTCAACCAGAGTCCCCCAGGAGGCCGCTGCGGAGGACACCATCAGCCA GTTTGGTGCCGCCGGGCCGCGTGTCCCGCTCGGGTTCCTTCGGCGAGGCGGGCAGTGGGAGCGGGGCCCGTCGGCGGGCCGGCGTGACGAGGGCGCAGGCCATCGCGGCCCACGCGGCCGGCGCCAACCGGACCCTGCTGCGCTTCCAGCCCGGAGACGTCATCACCGTGCTGATGCCGGACGCGCAGAACGGCTGGCTCTACGGCAAGCTGGAGGGCTCGGACAC ATGCGGCTGGTTCCCCGAAGCTTATGTCAAGCCTCTGGAGGATGTGAGAGATATGGAGGAGCCAGGCACCAG GTCCTTCCCACTGAGAAGCAGTCACAGCATGGATGACATCTTGGACCGTCCCAGCACTCCTTCCTCCAGCAATTACCGGCCTGCCGCTGCCCAGCCTGCTCCGCCGAGCCCACCTTCCCTCTCGATGGGTGCCAGCAGTCACCAGAGTGGGGTGGCCGCCACAGGCAGCTCTGTCTGCAGG AAATCAGGAGTATTCGACCAGCCCCCCGAACTCTTCCCACG AGGCACCAACCCCTTTGCCACAGTCAAGCTGCGTCCCACAGTCACCAACGACCGCTCAGCGCCCGTCATCCGATGA